In Planctomycetota bacterium, a single genomic region encodes these proteins:
- a CDS encoding tetratricopeptide repeat protein, which translates to MNATLLAARLKVCLLGLCLACSLAAAPNARAADEDDGWTDRAILLKETARPWVNEKRVTWNAVPLPGVVREVRDNWLSLGNKTWVTKNEALLVPDAPEYFAGLIKRQPNNVIAYALRGIAWQLNGEYENALKDFNEALRLEPGSATVTLLRGKAYYQLHRYDDALADFTEAIRTEPGNLVAYNDRGATLNAMGEFERAYSQFNEVLRKDPKNALAYANRGCNMCDQGKLDEALADLNKAIELNPEMSSAYCNRGKVLTKQGDYPDALADFDKALKIAPHEWPGYYGWAQIRATSPWAQLRDGKRAKEMAMKACELSHWTEALPIATLAAACAELGDFENAVRWQTKAIELTPKGKDKHHKEGEKRLALYKEGKPYYEEPVTPKATEEPLTADPKPAPQPDNADNK; encoded by the coding sequence GTGAACGCAACACTGCTTGCCGCTCGGCTTAAGGTTTGTCTCCTGGGGCTATGCCTGGCTTGTTCGCTCGCCGCGGCCCCCAACGCGCGGGCGGCCGACGAGGACGACGGCTGGACCGATCGGGCCATTTTGCTCAAGGAAACCGCCCGGCCGTGGGTCAACGAAAAGCGCGTCACTTGGAACGCCGTTCCGCTCCCCGGCGTGGTTCGCGAGGTCCGCGACAACTGGCTAAGCCTGGGGAACAAGACCTGGGTCACCAAGAACGAGGCGTTGCTCGTACCGGACGCCCCTGAGTATTTTGCCGGGCTGATCAAGCGCCAGCCAAACAACGTCATCGCCTACGCGCTGCGCGGCATCGCCTGGCAACTGAACGGCGAGTACGAAAACGCGCTGAAGGATTTTAACGAGGCGCTGCGATTGGAGCCTGGGAGCGCCACGGTGACGCTGCTGCGCGGCAAGGCCTATTATCAGCTCCACCGCTACGACGACGCGCTGGCCGACTTTACCGAAGCCATTCGCACCGAGCCAGGCAATCTGGTGGCGTACAACGACCGGGGCGCGACCTTGAACGCCATGGGGGAGTTCGAGCGCGCCTATTCGCAGTTCAATGAGGTGCTCCGCAAAGATCCCAAAAACGCGCTGGCCTACGCCAATCGGGGCTGCAACATGTGCGATCAAGGCAAGCTCGACGAGGCACTGGCCGACTTGAACAAGGCGATCGAGCTGAACCCCGAGATGTCATCGGCCTATTGCAACCGGGGCAAGGTGCTGACCAAGCAGGGAGACTATCCCGACGCGCTGGCCGACTTTGACAAGGCGTTGAAGATCGCGCCGCACGAATGGCCGGGCTATTACGGCTGGGCCCAGATTCGGGCCACTTCGCCGTGGGCCCAGTTGCGCGACGGCAAGCGGGCCAAGGAAATGGCGATGAAAGCCTGTGAACTTTCGCACTGGACCGAGGCGCTGCCGATCGCCACCTTGGCGGCGGCCTGCGCCGAGTTGGGCGATTTCGAGAATGCCGTGCGCTGGCAGACCAAGGCGATTGAACTGACCCCCAAGGGGAAAGACAAGCACCACAAGGAAGGAGAAAAACGGCTCGCCCTCTACAAAGAAGGAAAGCCGTACTACGAAGAGCCGGTGACGCCCAAGGCGACCGAAGAACCACTCACAGCCGATCCGAAACCGGCCCCGCAACCCGACAACGCGGACAACAAGTGA
- a CDS encoding class I SAM-dependent methyltransferase, with product MSQPATHASILPRVLEPESMDTAEEAADYDAMDHREVNARFVADLLTQQPAESEILDLGCGTAQIPIELCRQSTTARVVAIDLSAEMLALAKRNLAAAGCAQRVRIERVDAKELPYGDGRFATIMSNSIVHHIPEPRLLLADACRVLAPGGLLFIRDLMRPYDQAAIDQIVATYAAHDTERQRALFAASLASALPLEEIRSLVSELGFAPETVQPTSDRHWTWAARKPK from the coding sequence ATGTCGCAACCAGCCACCCACGCCTCGATCCTGCCCCGTGTCCTCGAACCCGAGTCGATGGACACGGCCGAGGAAGCCGCCGACTACGACGCCATGGATCACCGCGAGGTGAATGCCCGGTTCGTGGCCGATCTGCTGACCCAGCAGCCAGCAGAGAGCGAGATACTGGACCTGGGATGCGGCACCGCCCAGATTCCGATCGAGCTTTGCCGGCAATCGACGACCGCGCGGGTGGTGGCCATCGATCTGTCGGCCGAGATGCTGGCCTTGGCCAAGCGGAATCTGGCAGCGGCCGGCTGTGCCCAGCGAGTGCGCATCGAGCGCGTCGACGCCAAGGAGTTGCCCTATGGCGATGGTCGCTTCGCCACGATCATGTCGAACAGCATCGTCCATCACATTCCCGAGCCGCGTTTGCTGTTGGCCGATGCGTGCCGGGTTCTGGCGCCGGGTGGGCTGTTGTTCATTCGCGATCTGATGCGCCCCTATGACCAGGCCGCCATCGATCAAATCGTGGCGACCTACGCGGCTCACGATACCGAGCGGCAACGGGCCTTGTTCGCCGCATCGTTGGCGTCGGCGTTGCCGCTGGAAGAGATTCGCTCTCTGGTGTCCGAGTTGGGCTTTGCCCCCGAGACAGTCCAGCCGACCAGCGATCGGCATTGGACCTGGGCCGCGCGGAAGCCAAAGTAA